TGACGACCGTCGTCCCGACCTGAGCCGGATCTCGATCGGCGTGGTGTGGCCCCGGTGGGACGGTGCAACAGCAGGCTGACCGCTATTGCCTGCTGGCGCTGTCACCGTAGTACCGATGCCGATCTGTACACGATGTGAGAGCCAGGTCTCGCTCGATTTTGCGCGCGTCTACGGTGACGGCGACGGAACAGTCGACTGGTGTCCGCGGTGTCGAACCGGGTGACCGACGAGAACGGGCGATCGCGTCAGCGATCGGTCAGCAGGTACTCCAGGATGTCACCGTAGGCCGGGCGGGTGACGAGCACCCCGACGAGGACGCCGAGGATCGTGATGATCGCGAACCCCTGGAGGTCGCCGAGGCTCAACACGGCCAGCGGCGACATGGCGATGATCGTCGTCGCCGCGGCGGCACCGATGACCCAGAACGCTTTGCGGAAGCGTGACTCGAAGACACGCCGCGAACTGACGTCGCCCTCGTCCATCACCTCGTCGGCGATGATGACGAGGTCGTCCACCCCCGTCCCGACGACGGCGATGAACCCGGCGATGTGTGAGAGATCCAGCGGCATGCGTATCAGCGCGACGAAGCCGAGCAGGATCACCACCTCCGACATGGCCGTGAGGATCATCGGCGCGGCGACCCGGGCGTTCGTGTACCGCAGGTAGACCACGCCGCTGACGGTCACCACCGAGAGCAGGCCGATCAGCAGCGAGTAGATCTTGTAGTCGTCGGCCAGCGCCGGGGTGATGGAGAACACCTCGCCCTTATCGAAATCCAGCGGCGCGGGGAGGCTGCCCGCGCGGAGGTTGACCGACAGCGAGTGGGCGTCGCCCTGCGTGGGGACGATCATCCGGAACGAGGGATCGTTCTCGAACGTACCGTCCTGCATTCCCCGTGCGAGGTCGCCGCCCATACTGTGGGCGTCGACGGGTTCGCCGTCGACTTCGGTGACCAGACACCACTGGTCGTCCTCGTGGTCGAAATTGAACTCGCCGGTCTGTCGGTCGTGGATTCCACACTGGCCGACGCCCTCGCCGGTGAAGCCGTACTCGTTCATCTTCGCCTGGTACTCCGACGCGGCCTCGTCGGTGAGCGTGACGGAGACGTAGTGCTGGTCCCGTTGATCGTCGTAGGCCGCGAAGCCGATGGAGTCGAAGTCGTCCCGCTCGAGGACGGTCTCGTTGACCTGCGTTCCGTTCTCGGGATAGTACGCGACGACCGTCACGACGCCCCGCTCGGTGAGCAGTTCCCGCAGTTCCTGTTCGTTCATGTCGTCGCCCCGTTCGGGGACCTCGACGACGATGTGTGGGGTAGTGCCGGATCGTTCCGAGACGTCGCCACCCGTCAGCCCGGCTTCGTTGATCTTCGAATCGATCGCCTGGACCGTATCGTCGCGCGTCGACTGGGTGACGCCGTCCCGGACCTCGCCGTAGTCCGCGGCGCTGTCGGCGCTGTCGAGCGCGCTGGCGAGTTGGTCCGTGGAGACGTTCTTCACGAACACCTCGGCGGTGTATCCGCCGCCTTCGGCGGGTTCGACGCGCACGTCCGTCGCTTCGACGTCGAGTTCCGCGGCGATGTCGCCCTCGAGTGTGCTCGGGTCGGCGGAATCGGTCAGTTCGACGTCCTCGGCGGTTACGCCGACGACGGGCGCGCTGATCCGCGTTCCGCCGTCGAGTCCGAGCCCGTACACGAGATTCGTCCAGCCGTCGTCGTCGGCGGCCTGCGCACTCTCGTTCGCCGCCGGCTCTCCCTCGGGGCCCTGTTCGGCGAAGACGCCGCCGGGGATGAAGAGCGCGACCACTGCGAACGTCACGAAGACGACCAACAGCAGGACGCGCCAGTTGGAGACGATCGTGTCCTTGACGTTCATCGTCGCACCCCCTCGAACTTGTACCAGCGAAGGAGACTCAGGTTGAGCATGTACGTATTCATCAGGTCGGCCGCGAGTCCGACGAAGAGGATGGTCCCGATCGACGCGAGGAGCCCGATCCCGAGCGCGTACGAGACGACCGCCATGACGAGCATCGCCGCCATCGACGTCACCGTCATCACGACGCCGGTCCGCATCGCCCGGTGGGTGCTCTCGTAGAAGTCACCGCTCCGCCGGAGAATGTGGTTGTTCAGCAGGATGTCCGAGTCGACGGAGTAGCCGATCAGCAGTAACAGCCCGGCGACGGTGCCGAGCGTGAGTTCGATCCCGACGAGATTCATGAACGCGAGCGGGATCACGAGATCGGAGAACGCCGAGACGACGATCGCGATCGAGGGGACGAACGTCCGGAACAGCAGGAACGCGAGCACGCTCATCCCGAGGAACGCGATGGTCACTCCGAACAGCGCCGTCGTTTTGAGCTGATCCCCGAAGCTTTCGGAGACGCCCG
The nucleotide sequence above comes from Halosolutus halophilus. Encoded proteins:
- a CDS encoding DUF7563 family protein yields the protein MPICTRCESQVSLDFARVYGDGDGTVDWCPRCRTG
- the secF gene encoding protein translocase subunit SecF yields the protein MGYFDVPEFNYTRYSNRQLAAVPLAVLLVAITVIGGWYLFTGAPANYGIEFAGGTEMTVETSTPGSEIPAAFDEDPSSVQQTANDRYIIQFTATDQGELRSQAEDGLEPTASNDDVVQSLSGVSESFGDQLKTTALFGVTIAFLGMSVLAFLLFRTFVPSIAIVVSAFSDLVIPLAFMNLVGIELTLGTVAGLLLLIGYSVDSDILLNNHILRRSGDFYESTHRAMRTGVVMTVTSMAAMLVMAVVSYALGIGLLASIGTILFVGLAADLMNTYMLNLSLLRWYKFEGVRR
- a CDS encoding preprotein translocase subunit SecD, with amino-acid sequence MNVKDTIVSNWRVLLLVVFVTFAVVALFIPGGVFAEQGPEGEPAANESAQAADDDGWTNLVYGLGLDGGTRISAPVVGVTAEDVELTDSADPSTLEGDIAAELDVEATDVRVEPAEGGGYTAEVFVKNVSTDQLASALDSADSAADYGEVRDGVTQSTRDDTVQAIDSKINEAGLTGGDVSERSGTTPHIVVEVPERGDDMNEQELRELLTERGVVTVVAYYPENGTQVNETVLERDDFDSIGFAAYDDQRDQHYVSVTLTDEAASEYQAKMNEYGFTGEGVGQCGIHDRQTGEFNFDHEDDQWCLVTEVDGEPVDAHSMGGDLARGMQDGTFENDPSFRMIVPTQGDAHSLSVNLRAGSLPAPLDFDKGEVFSITPALADDYKIYSLLIGLLSVVTVSGVVYLRYTNARVAAPMILTAMSEVVILLGFVALIRMPLDLSHIAGFIAVVGTGVDDLVIIADEVMDEGDVSSRRVFESRFRKAFWVIGAAAATTIIAMSPLAVLSLGDLQGFAIITILGVLVGVLVTRPAYGDILEYLLTDR